Within Sorangiineae bacterium MSr11367, the genomic segment TTGCGTGGGCTGTCATGCCGCGGCCGGCGCGGATGCGGCCCACACACCGACGCCGGGTGGCCGCGATCAGGTTTACACGCCCGTGCCCTGAGGCTCGGTGAGAATGCGGGCGAGGGCCTCGGGGGATTGATTCTCCATGGCCAAGGCGCGCGCATCGGGGAACGCTTCGCGTGCAAGGTCGGCGAGGGCGTGCCCGGGGGGTAACTCGAGAAAGACGCGTGCGCCCAATTCATGGAGCACGCAGGTGGCGTCGTGCCAGCGCACGGGATGGGCGAGGTTCGTCGCCAGATCGTCGCGAATGGCATCGACGGTGCGGAGTGCGCGCCCACCCCGATTTCCGATGTAGGGGATGCGCGGTGGTGCGAGCGTCACCGCGTCGAAGGCCTGCGTGAGCTGCGCACCGGCATCTTGCTGCAGGATGCAATGCGAAGGGACGGCGATGTCGAGGCGGCGAAGGGTGCGTGCACCGGCCTTTCGTGCGGCGGCCATTGCAGCGTCGAGGGCGGCATCCGTGCCGGCAACGACGAGCTGCGTGGGGGCATTGATGTTGGCGAGGTAGACATCGTCGATGGGCTGAATCAGGCGGGCAACGTGCCGCTCGGTGAGGCCGGTGATCGCGGCCATGCCGTAGCCGCGCGGGTAGGTTCGTTCCATGCAGTATGCACGCAGATGGGCGAGGTGGAGGGCATCGCTGAACGCGAGGGCCCCGCACATGACGGCCGCGGCATAGCTTCCAATCGAGAGCCCGGCCACCGCGAAGGGGAGGGCTCCTTCCGCCGCCAAGGCACGGGCTCCGGCGACGCCGGCCACCAGCGTGGCGAGTTGCACGGTGACCGTCGAGTGCAATGCGTCGGTTGCATCGAGTTCGTCGAGCGATGCATTCAGCGCATGGCATGCTTCCTCGAGGGTGGCGGTGATGGCGGGGTGCGGCGGAAGCGCGTGCAAGAACCCGGGGCTCTGCGCGCCCTGTCCCGGAAAGAGAAAAGCGATGCTCATGGTGCCTGCCACGGGTCGGCGACGAGGCGGGCACCCTCCGTGGAGGTGCGGAGTAGGAGGCTTGCCGTGGAGGACGCAAGCTCGAGGAGCGCGATGGCGCCGGCCGGTGTCTCGATGCGCACGTCGACGGCGACGGGCTGTCGCGCGAGGTAGGCGACGAGGGCGCGCGCCTGCGATCGCGGGATGGGCACCTGCGCGCGCACCACGAGATCCAGATCGCTGCCCTCGCGTGCGGTGTCGACGCCGCTGGCGAGTTCGAACCCCACGCTTCCGGCGGGGCCCCAGCGCAGGCCGGTGTCGTCGAGCACCGGCGCGATGGCCTCCAGCGTCGACAGCGCCGGGACGCGTCCAAGGCGGTGGCTCGTGCGCCAGGTGCGGCACGCGGCGAGGTGCTCGGGGGTGATGCGCTCGAGAACGCGCTCCGCAGGGACGAAGGCCGCGAAGCGTTGATCGCGTGAGGTTCCGCGAATGCCTACGGCGATGTGCGAGGGGGGTGATGCCCCGCGGCGCACCACGACCCATGGCGCCCGACGAAGGGACGCCGCGACCCATGCGGGCACCTCGCCGCCGAGATCGCCCTCGATGCGGAGCAGATCGTGGACGGTGGCTACCCGTTCCATTGCAGGGCCATGAGGCGGCGCACTTCGAGGGACGCTGCCCGCGTTCGACGCGCTTGGGGGGAGGCGAGGCGGCTGCTCAAATCGGCGGGGCTCATTCGGGCGTCATGGACGGCCCGCACGAGCTCGTCTTTGACGCGCACCACGTCCGCGTTCGACGGAGCGTCGGCGTTCACACCGCCGAGGAGCGCGTGCAAGAGGCCCAGCTTTTCGTAGGCGCGAATCGAATACGACATGGGGAGCACTTCCTCGCCCAAGGTCTCGAGCTCCTTCACCGTGCGGCGTGTGACGCGGGCCGCCGCCTCTTTGCTCATCGCGTGCACGAGCACCTCGGGATCGTCCAAGGCGAGGATGCGGTTCGCCTGGTAGCCGTGCGCGAGAAAGGCCCCGGACATGGCGCGCCCCACGATCAGCGCGATGACTGGGTGGCCTGCCCTGCGCGCCTCCGCGTAGGCGGCCACGGCGCTGGCGCACGCGCGATGCAGCCCGAGGACTTCTTCCTCGCGGCCATAGGCTTGGCTCCTCACGTCGACGATGGCCACGATGGGCCGCTTCGCTTGCCCGATGATCGCGTGCACCTCCAGAGCCAGCGCACGCGCCTGCTCGATGCCGACCTCGCCGTGGCGCGCACGTGGAAATCGATTCGCCGGATCGGCCACCACCGCGATGAAGCGTGCCTGCTCGTCACCGAGCGGCGCATCGGCCGCCCAGATCGCCGCGGAGTGCCGCTGCTCGGGCGCCTGTCCGTCGGTCAGCGCGGTAAACCAGGTCGCGCCCCTCATGACCACGCTCCTCGAATGGCCTCGCGCACCGCGGTGAGGTCGTCCGGCACCAACGCGTCCACCAAGTGACCTCGATGCCGCGCCTCGCCGCCGAAAATGCTCCACACGAGCCGCGGGTTGCCCGCATCGAGTTCGTCGATGCCCGCCTCCTGCTCGATGACCTCGGGCCCGTTCATCCCCACCCGCCCTTGCCGCGTCATGATCAGGTGGCTGCACAGACCGGCGGCGAGCGACATGCCCCCGAAGCAGCCGACCATCCCCGCGATCACACCCACCACCGGCACGCGGGGTGTCAGCGCGGCAATGGCCGCGTGGATCTCCGCAATGACGGCGAGGCCCAGGTTGGCCTCCTGCAGCCGCACGCCGCCCGTCTCGAGCAAAAGGACGGGGTACGTCGTGCGGCCGTTCTCGCACTCCACGAGGGTGTGCTCGAGGGCGGCGGCGAGCTTGCTGCCCGAGACCTCGCCGATGCTTCCGCCCTGAAAGGCCCCCTCGATGGCGCCGATCATCACTGGCTTTCCGTCCATCGTTCCGCGCGCAATCACCACGCCGTCGTCCGCCTGCGGGACGATTCGTTGCATGGGCAACCATGGCGACATGATCCGATCGAAGGGCCCCAAGAGCTCGCGGAAGGTGCCGGGGTCGAGCAGACTCCGCACGCGTTCGCGGGCGCGTTTCTCGATGAAGCTTTC encodes:
- the mdcE gene encoding biotin-independent malonate decarboxylase subunit gamma, whose product is MRGATWFTALTDGQAPEQRHSAAIWAADAPLGDEQARFIAVVADPANRFPRARHGEVGIEQARALALEVHAIIGQAKRPIVAIVDVRSQAYGREEEVLGLHRACASAVAAYAEARRAGHPVIALIVGRAMSGAFLAHGYQANRILALDDPEVLVHAMSKEAAARVTRRTVKELETLGEEVLPMSYSIRAYEKLGLLHALLGGVNADAPSNADVVRVKDELVRAVHDARMSPADLSSRLASPQARRTRAASLEVRRLMALQWNG
- the mdcH gene encoding malonate decarboxylase subunit epsilon, encoding MSIAFLFPGQGAQSPGFLHALPPHPAITATLEEACHALNASLDELDATDALHSTVTVQLATLVAGVAGARALAAEGALPFAVAGLSIGSYAAAVMCGALAFSDALHLAHLRAYCMERTYPRGYGMAAITGLTERHVARLIQPIDDVYLANINAPTQLVVAGTDAALDAAMAAARKAGARTLRRLDIAVPSHCILQQDAGAQLTQAFDAVTLAPPRIPYIGNRGGRALRTVDAIRDDLATNLAHPVRWHDATCVLHELGARVFLELPPGHALADLAREAFPDARALAMENQSPEALARILTEPQGTGV
- a CDS encoding biotin-independent malonate decarboxylase subunit beta, with the translated sequence MIAESFIEKRARERVRSLLDPGTFRELLGPFDRIMSPWLPMQRIVPQADDGVVIARGTMDGKPVMIGAIEGAFQGGSIGEVSGSKLAAALEHTLVECENGRTTYPVLLLETGGVRLQEANLGLAVIAEIHAAIAALTPRVPVVGVIAGMVGCFGGMSLAAGLCSHLIMTRQGRVGMNGPEVIEQEAGIDELDAGNPRLVWSIFGGEARHRGHLVDALVPDDLTAVREAIRGAWS
- a CDS encoding malonate decarboxylase holo-ACP synthase translates to MERVATVHDLLRIEGDLGGEVPAWVAASLRRAPWVVVRRGASPPSHIAVGIRGTSRDQRFAAFVPAERVLERITPEHLAACRTWRTSHRLGRVPALSTLEAIAPVLDDTGLRWGPAGSVGFELASGVDTAREGSDLDLVVRAQVPIPRSQARALVAYLARQPVAVDVRIETPAGAIALLELASSTASLLLRTSTEGARLVADPWQAP